In Raphanus sativus cultivar WK10039 chromosome 5, ASM80110v3, whole genome shotgun sequence, the following proteins share a genomic window:
- the LOC108805213 gene encoding xylan glycosyltransferase MUCI21 — protein sequence MMRQNLKKVEQIKQDKSLKMFPYVFGLNNSSGSSAKRSKPKLIYLLLFTLISSCFVFAPYLFYFPYPSALSLIDSSIKEIEDQVSHNITEPPKPAKKEIEDQVSHNITEPPKPSKNEGSILCDRTGYRSDICSMKGDIRTHSPSSSVFLYTSSDDHVSQEIIKPYPRKWETSIMDTIGELKLVKVSGDKHSCQVIHEVPAVIFSTGGYTGNLYHEFNDGLIPLFITSKRYNRKVVFVIAEYHKWWEMKYGDVISQLSDYPLVDFTKDKRTHCFKEAIVGLSIHGELTVDPSQMKDDRTTITEFKNLLDQAYRPRINILDAAEERRFHGKAAKRRKAKKPKLALFSRTGSRAITNEDLMVKLAQRIGFQVEVLRPDRTTELAKIYRVLNSSTVMVGVHGAAMTHFLFMKPGGVFIQIIPLGTDWAAETYYGEPAKKLGLDYIGYKILPRESSLSDQYDKNDPILRDPSSITQKGWQFTKGIYLTNQQVKLDLRRFKKILTDAYAKSNR from the exons ATGATGAGGCAGAATCTCAAAAAAGTTGAACAGATCAAACAAGACAAATCTTTGAAGATGTTTCCTTATGTCTTCGGTTTGAATAATTCTTCTGGGAGCAGCGCAAAGAGATCGAAGCCTAAGCTTATCTACCTTCTTCTCTTCACTCTTATCTCAAGTTGTTTTGTCTTTGCTCCTTACCTCTTTTATTTCCCTTACCCCTCTGCTCTGTCTCTCATCG ATTCTTCAATAAAAGAGATTGAAGACCAGGTTTCACATAACATTACAGAACCTCCCAAGCCGgcaaaaaaagagattgaagaCCAGGTTTCACATAACATTACAGAACCTCCCAAGCCGTCTAAAAATG AAGGGAGCATATTATGTGACAGAACCGGTTATCGTTCAGACATCTGTTCAATGAAAGGCGACATCAGAACACACTCTCCTTCGTCCTCCGTCTTCCTCTACACCTCCAGTGATGATCATGTCTCACAAGAAATAATCAAACCATACCCAAGAAAGTGGGAAACTAGTATAATGGATACCATCGGTGAGCTGAAACTTGTGAAGGTTTCTGGCGATAAGCACAGCTGCCAAGTGATCCATGAAGTGCCAGCAGTGATATTCTCTACGGGAGGATATACTGGAAACCTCTACCATGAGTTCAACGACGGGCTTATACCTTTGTTTATAACATCCAAACGTTACAACAGAAAGGTTGTCTTTGTGATTGCTGAGTATCACAAGTGGTGGGAGATGAAGTACGGAGATGTAATCTCTCAGCTCTCTGACTATCCTCTTGTTGATTTCACCAAAGACAAGAGAACTCACTGCTTCAAGGAAGCAATCGTTGGTCTTAGTATCCATGGTGAGTTAACAGTGGATCCTTCTCAGATGAAAGACGATAGAACAACCATCACTGAGTTCAAGAACCTACTTGATCAAGCTTATAGACCAAGAATCAACATACTGGACGCCGCGGAGGAGCGTCGGTTCCACGGAAAAGcagcaaagagaagaaaagcTAAGAAGCCTAAACTAGCTTTGTTCTCAAGAACCGGGTCTCGAGCCATAACAAACGAGGATCTGATGGTGAAACTGGCTCAGAGGATAGGGTTTCAAGTCGAGGTTTTGAGACCTGACAGAACAACGGAGCTAGCCAAGATCTACAGAGTGCTTAACTCAAGCACTGTCATGGTTGGAGTACATGGAGCAGCAATGACTCATTTTCTGTTCATGAAACCTGGAGGTGTCTTCATTCAGATCATTCCACTAGGGACAGATTGGGCAGCAGAGACATATTACGGAGAACCGGCAAAGAAGCTTGGTCTAGACTACATTGGTTATAAAATTCTTCCAAGAGAGAGCTCATTGTCTGATCAATATGATAAAAACGATCCAATCCTAAGAGACCCAAGCAGCATCACTCAGAAAGGGTGGCAATTCACAAAGGGGATATACTTAACCAACCAGCAAGTAAAGTTAGATCTCCGGAGATTCAAGAAGATTTTGACTGATGCTTATGCAAAATCAAATAGATGA